From Nymphaea colorata isolate Beijing-Zhang1983 chromosome 6, ASM883128v2, whole genome shotgun sequence, a single genomic window includes:
- the LOC116256525 gene encoding aldehyde dehydrogenase family 2 member C4-like: MGSQGSDGCSAKVKLPEIKFTKLFIHGQFVDAVSGKTFDTIDPRTGDRIAKIAEGDKADIDLAVKAAREAFDHGPWPRMTGSARGKLMFKLADLMDQNVEEITSLDALNAGKPLILVKLVDFSDAVNALRYFAGAADKIHGETLKMSGSLLGHTWREPIGVVGLIIPWNFPTTLLFGCLAPALAAGCTVVVKPAEQTPLTALYYGHLAKLAGIPDGVINVVTGFGPTAGAALSSHMDVDKISFTGSTKVGRLIMEAAAKSNLKSVTLELGGKSPLIIFDDADLDMAVELARAAVFFNKGEICVAGSRVLVQEGIYDEFLKKLIVKTKEWVVGDPFDPQVNQGPQIDRRQFEKVLAYIECGKKEGATLVTGGKACGSKGYYIEPTIFADVKDDMTIAKEEIFGPVMSLMKFKTIEEAIERANKTMYGLAAGIVTKNLNVANTVSRSVRAGTIWVNCYFAFDADCPYGGYKMSGFGRANGLNALDNYLQVKSVVTPLYNSPWL; encoded by the exons ATGGGGTCTCAGGGAAGCGACGGTTGTTCGGCCAAGGTCAAGCTTCCAGAGATCAAGTTTACCAAGCTCTTCATCCATGGCCAGTTCGTCGACGCAGTTTCAg GGAAAACTTTTGACACGATTGACCCGAGGACCGGCGACCGGATCGCGAAGATCGCCGAGGGGGACAAGGCAGACATTGACCTAGCGGTCAAAGCGGCTCGGGAGGCCTTTGACCACGGACCATGGCCCAGGATGACTGGCTCG GCAAGGGGGAAGCTAATGTTTAAGTTGGCTGACCTGATGGACCAAAACGTGGAGGAGATCACGTCGCTGGATGCGCTCAACGCAGGCAAGCCGCTCATCCTGGTCAAGCTGGTTGACTTTTCGGATGCGGTCAACGCGCTCCGCTACTTCGCGGGCGCGGCGGACAAGATCCACGGCGAGACCCTGAAGATGTCTGGGTCGCTGCTGGGTCACACTTGGCGCGAGCCCATCGGCGTCGTCGGGCTCATCATCCCCTGGAACTTCCCGACGACGCTGCTCTTCGGCTGCCTGGCCCCGGCGCTAGCTGCCGGCTGCACGGTCGTGGTCAAACCGGCCGAGCAGACCCCTTTGACCGCCCTTTACTACGGCCACTTGGCTAAGTTG GCCGGAATCCCAGACGGAGTGATAAATGTGGTGACCGGATTTGGGCCCACCGCCGGTGCTGCACTTTCATCTCACATGGACGTTGACAAG ATCAGTTTCACGGGATCTACGAAGGTGGGGAGGCTGATAATGGAGGCAGCTGCCAAGAGTAACCTGAAATCCGTCACCCTTGAGCTTGGCGGCAAATCACCTCTCATAATCTTCGATGATGCAGACCTGGACATGGCTGTCGAACTTGCACGAGCTGCCGTTTTCTTCAACAAg GGCGAGATATGTGTGGCCGGCTCAAGAGTGCTGGTCCAGGAGGGCATATATGAtgagtttttgaagaaattaatagtGAAAACGAAAGAATGGGTGGTGGgagacccatttgatccacaggTCAATCAGGGGCCTCAG ATTGACAGGAGACAATTTGAGAAGGTGCTTGCATACATCGAGTGCGGCAAGAAAGAAGGAGCCACCTTGGTCACTGGCGGTAAAGCTTGTGGTAGTAAAGGGTACTACATCGAGCCCACCATTTTTGCAGATGTGAAG GATGACATGACAATAGCAAAGGAGGAAATATTTGGGCCTGTTATGTCCCTCATGAAATTCAA GACCATAGAGGAGGCCATAGAGAGAGCAAACAAGACCATGTATGGTTTGGCAGCAGGGATAGTGACCAAGAACTTGAACGTGGCGAACACGGTGTCGAGATCGGTTCGAGCCGGCACCATCTGGGTCAACTGCTACTTTGCCTTCGATGCAGATTGCCCTTACGGTGGGTACAAGATGAGTGGGTTTGGTAGGGCTAATGGCCTGAATGCTCTTGACAACTACCTCCAAGTGAAGTCTGTGGTCACTCCTCTTTACAATTCTCCTTGGCTCTAG